In a single window of the Saccharothrix australiensis genome:
- a CDS encoding DUF397 domain-containing protein, translated as MTLWRKSSRSASSANCVEVAHHADHVLARDSKNPSPTISLPAASWARFLRQTRR; from the coding sequence ATGACCCTGTGGCGCAAGAGTTCTCGCAGTGCCAGTTCCGCCAACTGCGTCGAGGTGGCGCACCACGCCGACCACGTGCTGGCCCGCGACTCCAAGAACCCCAGCCCGACGATCAGCCTGCCGGCTGCTTCGTGGGCACGCTTCCTCCGACAGACCCGACGCTGA